The Streptomyces albofaciens JCM 4342 genome has a segment encoding these proteins:
- a CDS encoding YncE family protein produces the protein MNATKTPRSRTASRRLVRRATALAVAAGSVLAVSGTAVAHDRHPHGGAAHQPSYRVDTAPLATGLYQSAYSERHHVLWATTAVGRPPVTQSRLLKVDPKTLKTEAAYTPPVTDQATGAVEAVYGVAVDDEHDTVWTTNTRNNSVAVYSQRTGKHLATLPGVAHAREVVIDKRHDLAWASGFGDGSVVAFDTRTFKEKKRVKVEGAGTAGLAVDTHTGTAYATDLTNDRIIAVSPYKAEPRFIPTGDTPIGIDLSADGRTAYTADQAAGTLSVVDLRKGEVTRTVRTGAGALSVAADHRSGRVFVANRGSGTTTVVDPKKGTVLADLATGPNPNHVTVRRGTAYVVDKSAAGADRVDSVHRISLTRSR, from the coding sequence ATGAACGCCACCAAGACGCCGCGGTCCCGCACCGCTTCGCGCCGGCTCGTCCGCCGCGCCACCGCCCTCGCCGTCGCCGCGGGCAGCGTCCTCGCCGTGAGCGGCACCGCGGTCGCGCACGACCGGCACCCGCACGGCGGAGCCGCGCACCAGCCGTCGTACCGCGTGGACACCGCCCCACTGGCCACCGGCCTCTACCAGTCGGCCTACTCCGAGCGGCACCACGTCCTGTGGGCGACGACCGCCGTCGGCCGGCCCCCCGTCACGCAGTCCAGACTGCTGAAGGTCGACCCGAAGACGCTCAAGACCGAGGCCGCCTACACCCCGCCGGTCACCGACCAGGCCACCGGCGCGGTCGAGGCGGTCTACGGCGTGGCCGTGGACGACGAGCACGACACCGTGTGGACCACCAACACCCGTAACAACTCGGTGGCCGTCTACAGCCAGCGGACCGGCAAGCACCTCGCCACCCTGCCGGGCGTCGCGCACGCCCGCGAGGTCGTCATCGACAAGCGCCACGACCTCGCCTGGGCCAGCGGCTTCGGCGACGGTTCCGTCGTCGCCTTCGACACCCGCACCTTCAAGGAGAAGAAGCGGGTCAAGGTCGAGGGAGCGGGCACCGCCGGGCTCGCCGTCGACACGCACACCGGCACCGCCTACGCCACCGACCTGACCAACGACCGGATCATCGCGGTCAGCCCGTACAAGGCCGAGCCGCGCTTCATCCCCACCGGTGACACCCCCATCGGCATCGACCTGTCCGCCGACGGCCGCACCGCCTACACCGCCGACCAGGCCGCGGGCACCCTCTCGGTCGTCGACCTGCGCAAGGGCGAGGTCACCCGGACCGTGCGCACCGGCGCCGGCGCCCTCTCCGTCGCCGCCGACCACCGCTCCGGCCGGGTCTTCGTCGCCAACCGGGGCAGCGGCACCACGACCGTCGTGGACCCGAAGAAGGGCACCGTCCTGGCCGACCTGGCCACCGGCCCCAACCCGAACCACGTCACGGTCCGCCGCGGCACGGCCTACGTCGTGGACAAGTCCGCGGCCGGCGCCGACCGCGTCGACTCGGTGCACCGCATCAGCCTCACGCGCTCGCGCTGA
- a CDS encoding amino acid adenylation domain-containing protein: MTAPVDTGTDTGTASAADRRGTGTDGPGAGTSSRDTADGLPLTAAQTGLWYAQALDPASPAQNTAEYLEIHGPVDPALFSDALHQVVAEADALRVRIVDTDGGPRQLPLTTCPAPLPLHLADLRAEDDPDGAARAWMRADLAEPFDLAAGPLFAHALFRVGEERWLWYQRVHHVVMDGFGYSLLARRTAEAYTALAAGEPVGPSPFGRLTDLVAEDVAYRASDTYEADRRHWNEAFADRPEAVNLAGRTALPSRTHLRRTAHLGPEATDRLKELASSVRATWPDVLLAAQALYLSRATGAEEVVLGLPMMGRMGSVALRVPGMVMNVLPLRLTVSPAATFAELARQVVLGIRSARRHQRYRYEDIRRDLGLLGADRALVGPLVNVMPFDYGLDFAGAPATAHNLSTGPVDELTVNVYDRADGRGLRLDYDANPALYEEADLGHHQERFLDLLSRLAHADPHEPLGTHGIATAAERDLVLETFNATSRSLPPTTLIGPIEAQAVRTPGATALVHGDTVWTYAELDARANRLARHLASLGVRPGTLAAVAVPRSADLVLVLLAVLKAGGAYLPLDPDYPADRLAYMLDDARPVCVITDREGRVPGDGQVPVVVLDGLDLTAYPGTVPPRPLTPDHPAYVIYTSGSTGRPKGVVVGHRAIDNRLRWMQGQYGLEPGDRVLQKTPSGFDVSVWEFFWPLRQGATLVVADAGGHRDPAYLARVIREQAATTCHFVPSMLQVFLAEPDAATCTGLRRVFCSGEALPRETAREFARTLPGVGLHNLYGPTEAAVDVTYHACAPDGDGPVPIGAPVWNTRLYVLDAALQPCPPGVPGELYLAGTQLADGYLGRPGLTATRFVADPYGPAESRMYRTGDLARWTDRGELLYLGRTDHQVKLRGQRVELGEIEEALAALPAVGAACAVVREDRPGDQRLTGYVTPESGDGAAPPDPEELRDALARTLPEHMVPNSVLVLDAFPLSPNGKLDRKRLPAPAFTSGPGRAPRTHREETLARLFAEVLGLPRVGVDDAFFDLGGTSLLAARLMGRVRDTLGVQLAIGALFQDRTPAALAARLDGDGTGGSVGSGASGGDALDVLLPLRQAGDRPPLFVLHPAGGISWCYSGLLSRLDPAQPVYGLQARGLAREEPLPATMEEMAADYVRQLRTVRPHGPYRLLGWSVGGVLAHTVAVRLQEAGEEVELLALLDAYPSDQWRDQAVPKETDALTALLRMAGFERTDELTREDVLETLRREGSALAGLSDRTLSAVVDIVVNNARLMREHRHRVFTGDVLFFTAAAPRAEDWLSRRAWMPYVKGELANHDVDCLHPQMTQPRWMDRIATVVAARLAELDGSTGPNSARVGGGAAPAGTPALSTQLR, translated from the coding sequence GTGACGGCGCCGGTCGACACCGGTACGGACACCGGCACGGCCTCCGCCGCGGACCGCCGTGGCACCGGCACGGACGGCCCGGGCGCCGGTACGAGCAGCCGTGACACCGCCGACGGCCTGCCGCTGACGGCCGCGCAGACCGGCCTGTGGTACGCACAGGCCCTGGACCCGGCGAGCCCCGCGCAGAACACCGCCGAATACCTGGAGATCCACGGGCCGGTGGACCCGGCGCTGTTCTCCGACGCGCTGCACCAGGTGGTCGCCGAGGCCGACGCGCTGCGGGTCCGTATCGTCGATACCGACGGAGGGCCCCGTCAGCTACCGCTGACCACCTGCCCCGCGCCGCTGCCGCTGCACCTGGCGGACCTGCGCGCGGAGGACGATCCCGACGGCGCGGCACGCGCCTGGATGCGGGCCGACTTGGCCGAGCCGTTCGACCTGGCCGCTGGGCCGCTGTTCGCGCACGCGCTGTTCCGGGTCGGCGAGGAGCGCTGGCTGTGGTACCAGCGCGTCCACCACGTCGTCATGGACGGCTTCGGCTATTCGCTGCTGGCCCGCCGCACCGCCGAGGCCTACACGGCGCTCGCGGCCGGTGAACCCGTGGGCCCCAGCCCGTTCGGACGGCTGACCGACCTGGTGGCCGAGGACGTCGCGTACCGCGCGTCGGACACGTACGAGGCCGACCGCCGGCACTGGAACGAGGCGTTCGCGGACCGGCCCGAGGCCGTCAACCTGGCCGGGCGCACCGCGCTGCCCTCCCGCACCCACCTGCGCCGCACCGCGCACCTGGGCCCCGAGGCCACCGACCGGCTCAAGGAACTGGCCTCCTCGGTCCGCGCCACCTGGCCCGATGTGCTGCTCGCCGCCCAGGCGCTGTACCTGTCCCGGGCCACCGGCGCCGAGGAGGTCGTCCTCGGGCTGCCCATGATGGGCCGCATGGGCTCGGTGGCGCTGCGCGTCCCCGGCATGGTCATGAACGTACTGCCGCTGCGGCTGACCGTGAGCCCGGCCGCCACCTTCGCCGAACTGGCGCGCCAGGTAGTCCTCGGCATCCGGTCGGCCCGCCGCCACCAGCGCTACCGGTACGAGGACATCCGCCGCGACCTCGGACTGCTCGGCGCGGACCGGGCGCTGGTCGGGCCGCTGGTCAACGTGATGCCGTTCGACTACGGCCTGGACTTCGCGGGCGCCCCGGCCACCGCGCACAACCTGTCCACCGGACCGGTGGACGAACTGACCGTCAACGTCTACGACCGCGCCGACGGCCGTGGTCTGCGCCTCGACTACGACGCCAACCCGGCGCTGTACGAGGAGGCGGACCTCGGTCACCACCAGGAACGGTTCCTCGACCTGCTCTCCCGGCTGGCGCACGCCGACCCGCACGAGCCCCTGGGCACACACGGCATCGCCACCGCGGCCGAACGGGACCTCGTACTGGAGACGTTCAACGCCACCTCCCGCTCCCTGCCGCCCACCACCCTCATCGGCCCCATCGAGGCCCAGGCCGTCCGCACCCCCGGCGCCACCGCGCTGGTCCACGGCGACACCGTGTGGACCTACGCCGAACTCGACGCCCGCGCCAACCGGCTGGCCCGGCACCTGGCGTCCCTCGGCGTGCGCCCCGGCACCCTGGCCGCCGTCGCCGTACCGCGCTCCGCCGACCTCGTCCTTGTCCTGCTCGCCGTCCTCAAGGCGGGCGGCGCCTACCTGCCGCTGGACCCCGACTACCCCGCCGACCGGCTCGCGTACATGCTCGACGACGCCCGGCCGGTGTGCGTGATCACCGACCGGGAGGGCCGCGTACCGGGCGACGGGCAGGTGCCGGTGGTCGTCCTGGACGGCCTCGACCTGACCGCCTACCCCGGCACCGTCCCGCCGCGCCCGCTCACCCCGGACCACCCCGCGTACGTCATCTACACCTCCGGCTCCACCGGCCGCCCCAAGGGCGTCGTCGTCGGCCACCGGGCCATCGACAACCGGCTGCGCTGGATGCAGGGGCAGTACGGCCTGGAACCGGGCGACCGGGTGCTCCAGAAGACGCCCTCGGGCTTCGACGTGTCCGTGTGGGAGTTCTTCTGGCCGCTGCGCCAGGGCGCCACGCTGGTGGTGGCCGACGCCGGCGGCCACCGCGACCCCGCCTACCTGGCCCGCGTCATCCGTGAACAGGCCGCCACCACATGCCACTTCGTCCCGTCCATGCTCCAGGTGTTCCTCGCCGAACCGGACGCGGCGACCTGCACGGGGCTGCGCCGGGTGTTCTGCAGCGGTGAGGCGCTGCCGCGCGAGACGGCCCGCGAGTTCGCCCGGACGCTGCCCGGCGTCGGACTGCACAACCTGTACGGCCCCACCGAGGCCGCCGTCGATGTCACGTACCACGCCTGCGCGCCCGACGGCGACGGACCGGTGCCCATCGGGGCACCCGTGTGGAACACCCGTCTGTACGTCCTGGACGCGGCCCTGCAACCGTGCCCGCCCGGCGTCCCCGGCGAGCTGTACCTCGCCGGGACCCAGCTCGCCGACGGCTACCTGGGACGGCCCGGCCTGACCGCGACCCGCTTCGTCGCCGACCCGTACGGGCCCGCGGAAAGCCGTATGTACCGCACCGGCGACCTGGCCCGCTGGACCGACCGCGGCGAACTGCTCTACCTCGGCCGCACCGACCACCAGGTCAAGCTGCGCGGCCAGCGGGTCGAACTCGGCGAGATCGAGGAGGCGCTGGCCGCCCTGCCCGCCGTCGGCGCGGCCTGCGCGGTGGTGCGCGAGGACCGGCCCGGCGACCAGCGGCTGACCGGCTACGTCACGCCCGAGAGCGGCGACGGCGCGGCCCCGCCCGACCCGGAGGAGCTGCGCGACGCGCTCGCCCGCACGCTGCCGGAGCACATGGTGCCCAACAGCGTGCTCGTGCTGGACGCGTTCCCGCTCAGCCCGAACGGCAAGCTGGACCGCAAGCGGCTTCCGGCCCCCGCCTTCACGTCGGGGCCCGGCCGCGCCCCGCGCACCCACCGGGAGGAAACCCTCGCCCGGCTGTTCGCCGAGGTGCTGGGCCTGCCCCGGGTCGGTGTGGACGACGCGTTCTTCGACCTGGGCGGTACCTCGCTGCTGGCCGCCCGCCTGATGGGGCGGGTCCGTGACACGCTCGGCGTGCAGCTGGCCATCGGCGCGCTCTTCCAGGACCGCACCCCGGCCGCGCTCGCCGCCCGCCTGGACGGCGACGGGACCGGCGGTTCCGTCGGTTCCGGTGCTTCCGGCGGGGACGCGCTGGACGTGCTGTTGCCGCTGCGCCAGGCCGGCGACCGTCCGCCGCTGTTCGTGCTGCACCCGGCGGGCGGCATCAGCTGGTGCTATTCGGGCCTGCTGTCCCGGCTCGACCCGGCGCAGCCGGTGTACGGCCTCCAGGCTCGCGGCCTGGCCCGCGAGGAACCCCTCCCGGCGACGATGGAGGAGATGGCCGCCGACTACGTACGGCAGCTGCGCACCGTGCGGCCGCACGGCCCCTACCGGCTGCTCGGCTGGTCCGTGGGCGGCGTCCTCGCCCACACCGTGGCGGTGCGGCTCCAGGAAGCGGGTGAGGAGGTCGAGTTGCTCGCCCTGCTGGACGCCTACCCGTCCGACCAGTGGCGCGACCAGGCCGTACCCAAGGAGACCGACGCGCTGACCGCCCTGCTGCGGATGGCGGGCTTCGAGCGGACGGACGAGCTGACGCGGGAGGACGTCCTGGAGACGCTGCGCCGCGAGGGCAGCGCGCTGGCCGGGCTGTCCGACCGGACACTGTCCGCCGTCGTGGACATCGTCGTCAACAACGCCCGCCTCATGCGGGAGCACCGGCACCGGGTGTTCACCGGCGACGTGCTGTTCTTCACCGCGGCCGCACCGCGCGCCGAGGACTGGCTGTCCCGGCGGGCGTGGATGCCGTACGTGAAGGGCGAGCTGGCCAACCACGACGTGGACTGCCTGCACCCGCAGATGACGCAGCCGCGCTGGATGGACCGGATCGCGACGGTGGTCGCGGCGCGGCTGGCCGAGCTGGACGGCTCAACCGGCCCGAACAGCGCGCGCGTTGGGGGCGGTGCCGCTCCGGCCGGGACGCCCGCCCTCAGTACGCAACTTAGGTAA
- a CDS encoding phosphopantetheine-binding protein, whose amino-acid sequence MALTIDHLRADVADVLGEDPADIPVDENLVDYGMDSVRIMALLERWRRDHDTRAGFVDLAEQPAIEAWARILGVAS is encoded by the coding sequence ATGGCACTGACCATCGATCACCTGCGCGCGGATGTCGCCGATGTGCTCGGGGAGGACCCGGCCGACATCCCCGTGGACGAGAACCTCGTCGACTACGGCATGGACTCGGTCCGCATCATGGCGCTCCTCGAACGATGGCGGCGCGACCACGACACCCGGGCCGGCTTCGTGGACCTCGCCGAGCAGCCCGCCATCGAGGCGTGGGCCCGCATTCTGGGCGTCGCCTCGTGA
- a CDS encoding ABC transporter substrate-binding protein, with translation MSTHSSPRVRLTAAAAVTTALALALTACGGDQAGGSGKAKTGGAGKVTVTDATGAEVEVPAKPAKVVALSEMDLDSALALGVKPIGLTAGRGQKGAPEYLAERAAGIPVVGAVTGPDIEKVLRAKPDVILAGQLADQKVLQQLKAIAPTVVTIGKDKDWKKALDLTGRALGKQNEAKSFVAGYDAKVAELKKKLGAHAGATVSVARYSAKGTAVMQQGVFISDVLKDLGFKRPGIQNERGQGHSTPISDEDIRQIDADWLFIGTLAAKGKDADLFAELKDKPAYRQLGAVRDGHATEIDGSKWTSLGGGLAAMSVLEDIRKAMAR, from the coding sequence ATGTCCACGCACTCCTCGCCGCGCGTCCGCCTGACCGCGGCGGCCGCCGTCACCACCGCCCTGGCGCTGGCCCTCACCGCCTGCGGAGGGGACCAGGCCGGCGGTTCGGGGAAGGCGAAGACCGGCGGTGCCGGCAAGGTCACCGTCACCGACGCCACCGGCGCCGAGGTCGAGGTGCCCGCCAAGCCCGCCAAGGTGGTGGCGCTCAGCGAGATGGACCTCGACTCCGCGCTGGCGCTCGGCGTCAAGCCGATCGGTCTGACCGCGGGCCGCGGCCAGAAGGGCGCCCCCGAATACCTCGCCGAACGCGCGGCCGGCATACCGGTCGTCGGCGCCGTCACCGGTCCCGACATCGAAAAGGTGCTGCGCGCCAAGCCGGACGTCATCCTCGCCGGACAGCTCGCCGACCAGAAGGTCCTCCAGCAGCTGAAGGCCATCGCGCCGACCGTCGTCACCATCGGCAAGGACAAGGACTGGAAGAAGGCGCTCGACCTCACCGGCCGGGCCCTCGGCAAGCAGAACGAGGCCAAGTCCTTCGTGGCGGGCTACGACGCCAAGGTCGCCGAGCTGAAGAAGAAGCTGGGCGCGCACGCCGGCGCCACCGTCTCCGTCGCCCGCTACTCCGCCAAGGGCACCGCCGTGATGCAGCAGGGCGTCTTCATCAGCGACGTCCTGAAGGACCTCGGCTTCAAGCGGCCCGGCATCCAGAACGAGCGCGGCCAGGGCCACTCCACCCCGATCAGCGACGAGGACATCCGGCAGATCGACGCCGACTGGCTGTTCATCGGCACCCTCGCCGCCAAGGGCAAGGACGCCGACCTGTTCGCCGAGCTGAAGGACAAGCCCGCCTACCGGCAGCTCGGTGCCGTCCGCGACGGCCACGCCACCGAGATCGACGGTTCCAAGTGGACCAGTCTCGGCGGCGGTCTGGCGGCCATGTCCGTCCTGGAGGACATCCGCAAGGCCATGGCCCGGTAA
- a CDS encoding FecCD family ABC transporter permease, translated as MLVAQETGAPVGGTEPPSTRPPGPRRRILTAAVALTALLAVLMVLSLLIGTGSSPVARAWDFLMGDPSARADAQLRLAVLDVRLPRTLAAVLVGVSLGAAGCLLQAVTRNPLAETGLLGVNSGAALGVVIGLTYFGVRSSYALLGWALAGGMTASAVVLLLAASGRAAASPLRLVLAGSALGATFHGMTSYVLLSTQSTFDTFRYWTIGSLAGVKTSDTYPLIPLVVTGLLVAFGSARPLAALALGDDGARALGHRPGLIRVVVAGAVTLLAGSAVAIAGPIAFLGLLAPHAARAVTGPRMAAQLALSALIAADVMIAADIFARVAIRPWDTPVSVLLAFVGGPLLIWIARSRRLSTAGGTA; from the coding sequence ATGTTGGTTGCGCAAGAGACCGGGGCCCCCGTGGGCGGCACCGAGCCCCCTTCGACCCGGCCGCCCGGCCCCCGCCGGCGCATCCTGACCGCCGCCGTCGCCCTGACCGCGCTGCTGGCCGTCCTGATGGTGCTGTCCCTGCTCATCGGCACCGGCTCCAGCCCCGTCGCGCGCGCCTGGGACTTCCTCATGGGTGACCCGTCCGCCCGCGCCGACGCCCAACTCCGGCTCGCCGTGCTCGACGTACGGCTGCCGCGCACCCTCGCCGCCGTCCTCGTCGGCGTATCCCTCGGCGCAGCAGGCTGCCTCCTCCAGGCCGTCACCCGCAACCCCTTGGCCGAAACCGGACTGCTCGGCGTGAACTCGGGCGCCGCGCTCGGCGTCGTCATCGGCCTCACCTACTTCGGGGTGCGGTCCTCGTACGCCCTGCTGGGCTGGGCGCTCGCCGGCGGGATGACCGCCAGCGCGGTGGTCCTGCTGCTGGCGGCCTCGGGCCGGGCCGCGGCGTCACCGCTGCGGCTGGTGCTGGCAGGCTCCGCGCTCGGCGCCACCTTCCACGGCATGACCTCCTACGTCCTGCTCAGCACCCAGTCGACCTTCGACACCTTCCGCTACTGGACCATCGGCTCCCTGGCCGGCGTCAAGACCTCCGACACCTACCCGCTGATCCCGCTCGTCGTCACCGGCCTGCTGGTCGCCTTCGGCTCCGCCCGTCCGCTGGCCGCCCTGGCGCTCGGCGACGACGGCGCGCGGGCGCTCGGGCACCGCCCCGGCCTGATCCGCGTGGTCGTCGCCGGGGCGGTGACGTTGCTGGCCGGATCGGCGGTGGCGATCGCCGGGCCCATCGCCTTCCTCGGCCTGCTGGCCCCGCACGCCGCCCGCGCCGTCACCGGCCCGCGGATGGCCGCGCAGCTCGCCCTCTCCGCTCTGATCGCCGCGGACGTGATGATCGCGGCCGACATCTTCGCCCGCGTCGCCATCCGCCCCTGGGATACCCCCGTGAGCGTCCTCCTCGCCTTCGTCGGCGGCCCGTTGCTGATCTGGATCGCCCGCTCCCGGCGGCTGTCCACGGCGGGAGGCACGGCATGA
- a CDS encoding FecCD family ABC transporter permease produces MTDPIADGGTAARTPSPTSSAAPDVTPPDSLVLRTGALSWLFPRRGSLVAVALGALILVLVALGTFASSTGMGFTETLAGLFGTGDPATVILVQDFRLPRIAVGVLVGAALGIAGCLTQTLAGNRLATPDIIGVNEGATAAVVASVVGSSTGMIGEWWLGPVGAVLAAALVVLCAGGAGHRGHRVLVVGIGVSTVVGAVTDLVMSRQNDNTAGGVFLWTVGSLSGRDWSVGTPLLLLLLVLLPFALAAGNRLQLLRFDDDTAAGLGVPVRRVRALALALAVVLSGAAAGIGGPIAFVALAAPVLADRLGGRSRVPVLASGLVGGALIAGADALGRVIAPVEIPVGVVTSVLGGPFLLWVLFRPERGAGRG; encoded by the coding sequence ATGACGGACCCGATCGCGGACGGCGGGACGGCCGCCCGTACCCCCTCCCCCACTTCCTCGGCGGCTCCGGACGTCACCCCGCCCGACAGCCTCGTCCTGCGGACCGGCGCCCTCTCCTGGCTCTTCCCCCGCCGCGGCTCACTGGTCGCCGTGGCACTGGGCGCGCTCATCCTGGTCCTCGTCGCGCTGGGCACGTTCGCCAGCTCCACCGGCATGGGCTTCACCGAAACGCTCGCCGGCCTGTTCGGTACCGGCGATCCCGCCACCGTGATACTGGTCCAGGACTTCCGGCTGCCGCGGATCGCCGTCGGCGTCCTGGTCGGCGCGGCACTGGGCATCGCCGGCTGCCTCACCCAGACGCTGGCCGGCAACCGGCTCGCCACCCCCGACATCATCGGCGTGAACGAGGGCGCCACCGCGGCCGTCGTCGCCTCCGTCGTCGGCTCGTCCACCGGCATGATCGGTGAGTGGTGGCTCGGACCGGTCGGCGCCGTGCTGGCCGCCGCGCTGGTCGTCCTGTGCGCGGGCGGCGCGGGCCACCGGGGCCACCGCGTCCTCGTCGTCGGCATCGGCGTCTCGACCGTCGTCGGCGCCGTCACCGACCTCGTGATGTCCCGCCAGAACGACAACACCGCGGGCGGCGTCTTCCTGTGGACGGTCGGCAGCCTCAGCGGACGCGACTGGTCGGTCGGCACACCGCTGCTGCTGCTCCTGCTCGTCCTGCTCCCGTTCGCCCTCGCCGCCGGGAACCGGCTGCAACTGCTGCGCTTCGACGACGACACGGCCGCCGGACTCGGCGTGCCCGTCCGCCGCGTCCGCGCCCTGGCGCTGGCCCTCGCGGTGGTGCTCTCCGGCGCGGCGGCGGGCATCGGCGGCCCCATCGCCTTCGTCGCGCTGGCCGCCCCCGTGCTCGCCGACCGCCTCGGCGGCCGGTCGCGGGTACCCGTACTGGCCTCCGGACTGGTCGGCGGCGCCCTGATCGCCGGGGCGGACGCGCTGGGCCGGGTGATCGCCCCCGTCGAGATCCCCGTCGGCGTGGTCACCAGCGTGCTCGGCGGCCCCTTCCTGCTGTGGGTGCTCTTCCGGCCGGAGCGGGGGGCGGGGCGGGGGTGA
- a CDS encoding 4-hydroxy-3-methylbut-2-enyl diphosphate reductase, whose translation MTYFGSSAARSADAAAGPGRVLLASPRGYCAGSDRAVVTVEKALDRYGPPVYVRQRIVHNTHVVRALERRGAVFVEAADEVPEDAVVVFSAYGAAPEVHTEAARRRLTTVDATCPLVTKVHMEARRFVREGYDILLIGHEGHEEVIGTMGEAPDRIHLVGGPDDVPYLQVADEGRVVWLSQTTLSVDETAVTVHALKARFPALLGPPGDDICYATRNRQAAVRRLAGACDLVLVIGSRNSSAAARLAEVAVLAGVPTAHLVDCAEEIDPAWLRGMSTVGLTSGASVPEILVAEALDRLAAHGFDDVEVVRATDERQPFTPPRGGTRP comes from the coding sequence ATGACGTACTTCGGATCGTCCGCCGCCCGTTCCGCCGACGCGGCCGCCGGCCCCGGGCGGGTCCTGCTCGCCTCGCCCCGCGGCTACTGCGCGGGATCGGACCGCGCCGTCGTCACCGTGGAGAAGGCCCTCGACCGGTACGGGCCGCCGGTGTACGTCCGTCAGCGGATCGTCCACAACACGCATGTGGTCCGCGCCCTGGAACGCCGGGGCGCGGTCTTTGTCGAGGCGGCCGACGAGGTGCCCGAGGACGCGGTCGTGGTCTTCTCGGCGTACGGCGCCGCCCCCGAGGTCCACACCGAGGCGGCGCGGCGCAGGCTCACCACCGTCGACGCGACCTGCCCGCTGGTCACCAAGGTCCATATGGAGGCGCGGCGCTTCGTCCGCGAAGGCTACGACATCCTCCTGATCGGCCACGAGGGCCACGAGGAGGTGATCGGCACGATGGGCGAGGCGCCGGACCGCATCCATCTGGTGGGTGGCCCCGACGACGTCCCGTACCTCCAGGTCGCGGACGAGGGGCGGGTGGTCTGGCTGTCGCAGACGACGCTGTCGGTGGACGAGACGGCGGTGACGGTCCACGCGCTCAAGGCGCGGTTCCCCGCGCTGCTCGGCCCGCCCGGCGACGACATCTGCTATGCGACCCGCAACCGGCAGGCGGCGGTGCGACGGCTGGCCGGCGCCTGCGACCTGGTGCTCGTGATCGGCTCCCGGAACTCGTCCGCCGCGGCCCGGCTGGCCGAGGTGGCGGTCCTGGCCGGTGTGCCCACGGCCCATCTGGTCGACTGCGCGGAGGAGATCGACCCGGCCTGGCTGCGCGGGATGTCCACCGTGGGGCTCACCAGCGGCGCGTCGGTGCCGGAGATCCTGGTCGCCGAGGCCCTGGACCGGCTCGCCGCGCACGGCTTCGACGACGTCGAAGTCGTCCGCGCCACCGACGAGCGGCAGCCCTTCACACCGCCACGCGGGGGCACGCGCCCCTGA
- a CDS encoding SDR family NAD(P)-dependent oxidoreductase, whose protein sequence is MSSESRFAGKVVIVTGAGSGIGAATAHRFAREGATVVAVGRTEEKLRKTVAEAPGGSAVVARVADISDESAVAALVEGVIGDHGRLDVLVNNAAVATGGTVEHTDTASWRQTMNVDVDGTFYMSRAAVPHLRAVGGSIVNVGSVSGLGGDWGLAAYNAAKGAVANLTNAMALDHGAEGIRVNAVHPSLTATEMAAPLLADESLVAAFQQRIPMRRPAEPGEVADVIAFLASEDARFVNGVHIPVDGGLSASSGQPRIF, encoded by the coding sequence ATGAGCAGCGAGAGCCGCTTCGCCGGCAAGGTCGTCATCGTCACCGGCGCCGGATCCGGTATCGGGGCCGCCACGGCACACCGTTTCGCGCGCGAGGGCGCCACCGTCGTCGCGGTCGGGCGTACGGAGGAGAAGCTGCGCAAGACGGTCGCCGAGGCGCCCGGCGGTTCGGCCGTCGTCGCGCGCGTGGCGGACATCTCCGACGAATCGGCGGTCGCCGCTCTCGTCGAGGGGGTGATCGGCGACCACGGCCGGCTGGACGTGCTGGTCAACAACGCGGCCGTCGCCACCGGCGGCACCGTCGAGCACACCGACACGGCCAGTTGGCGCCAGACCATGAACGTCGACGTGGACGGCACCTTCTACATGTCCCGGGCCGCCGTACCGCACCTGCGCGCCGTCGGCGGCAGCATCGTCAACGTCGGCTCGGTCTCCGGCCTCGGCGGGGACTGGGGCCTGGCCGCCTACAACGCGGCGAAGGGCGCGGTGGCCAACCTCACCAACGCCATGGCGCTCGACCACGGGGCCGAGGGCATACGGGTCAACGCCGTACACCCGAGTCTCACCGCCACGGAGATGGCCGCTCCCCTGCTCGCCGACGAGTCCCTGGTGGCCGCGTTCCAGCAGCGCATCCCCATGCGGCGGCCCGCCGAGCCCGGCGAGGTAGCCGATGTCATCGCCTTCCTGGCCAGCGAGGACGCCCGGTTCGTCAACGGCGTGCACATCCCCGTCGACGGCGGTCTGAGCGCGTCGTCCGGCCAGCCCCGTATTTTCTGA